A region of the Streptococcus suis genome:
AATAGTCACCTGAACTCTATCACCAGCCTGTTTTCCAATAGCCGCTCGAATAGCCTTTTGAACGCCAATAATATAACAGATATTGCCTGCTTCATCCTTAATTCCCATATTGACGATTGAACCATCATAAAGATGTTCATCAAAAGTCGCATGTACCTTTACTCTGCCTTTTCCAAATTCCTCTCGTATATCATAGGGAAAAATAACGTAGGCTCCGCCCTTATCTGGTACTGGATGAATGACTGCTTCAAATTCATATACTTTAGACAAAATTCCTCCTAGATGTACTTACTGGCTTCACGAATGGACAAGCTTGCCATTTGTGAGCTGTACTTGGCAAGAAAAACTCGTACCCATTCAGGATTGGTCTTGGAATAATCCCGCAAACTCCAGCCAATCGCCTTATTGATGAAAAATTCAGTCTGATGAAGATTATTGACCAAGATTGTCTCCAGCAACTCTGTATCTGTCTTTTCTTTTTGCAAGAGTTGGTGGTCAATGGCAATCCGTCTCAACCAGAAATCACCATCCAAACTCCATTCCAAGATTGTCTGTTTGGATTCTGGATTGTCCAAAACAATCTTACCAACTAGCTTGTCCAGTCCATCAATACTATCCCACCATGACTTTGTTTGGGCTAGTTTTTTCAAACGGGGCAGGTCGGCTAAAACCAAGTCTTTTTTCTTGGTGACCAGATAATCAATGGCGATATATTGAAATTCACGGTAGGGCTTAGACCAGCAAGCCTCTACAAACTCCCAGTCAATGCCCTGAGACTTAAATTCTTTGAAAAATTGCCTAGCAACTTTTCGGCGGTCAGGAGTTCGCACACCCAGAAAGTCAAAATTGTTTTTCATATAAGCCTTCATAGGCTGGGCCTGACTGGCATCCGCCACAGCCAACAAACGTTTTTCTAATTCTTCAATCTTCATCATTCTCACCTACAAGAGATTTTTGGAGCCAGACAATATCATGCCAGCTATCAAATTTATAACCAACTTTTTTGAAATGAGCTACCTGTTTATAGCCCCTCTTCTCATGGAGTGCTATAGAGGCCGGGTTTGGTAGGGCGATACAGGCTAAGAAATTTTTAAAACCACGCGCTGTCAGTTCCCTTTCCAAAGCATTGTAGAGAAGAGTTCCGATTCCTTTTCCACGTGCCTCTCTACTAACATAAACAGACAATTCAACTGTCCAATCGTAAGCAGCACGGGCATAATATGTTGAAGCATAGGCATAACCCACAACTTTACCTTCTTCTACTGCGACCAGATAGGGAAACTTCTCCAAGGTCTTTTCAATTCGACTTGCAAAGGCTTCCACAGTCGGTACTTCTGTTTCAAAGGTAATAGCGGTCTTTTCTACATAAGGAGCATAAATTGCCACAAGGTCTGCCGCATCCTCTGTCCTTGCGGAACGAATGTCTATCATTTAGTTCTCCAATAATTCTCTATCATAAATTGTATAATCACAGCGGTATATAATCAACCGCTTGCCATCAATTAAGAGTTCAGAAGTCTTAGGTGCATCAGATGCATAAAGAGACACTTTATCACCTACATAAGTAGCAAGCGGGGTTCCATTTTGCGAACGAATTAAAACAACCTTAGCCTTACCAGTAAAATCATTTTTTAAGCTAGAAACCATCCGATTGACCAAAGGAATAGAATGATCATAGTTGGCAATATCTACAGTCGATTGATACTTGGCAAATAAATCCTCCAAGCCCTCTTCTGCCGCGATCAAAGATGAGCCGACATGGTCAATTTCATAATTACCAAGTGTCACCTTCAAAACAGACGAATCCGCATTAGAATAACCTTCGGCATCCACTGAGTCGAATTCTTCATTCCGCGAAATCGATAAGGACTTACCAGACATTTCATCTATTAACTGAGAATTCTCATCAAATGTCCGAACTGTCATTTCCAAGCCAATCCATTCTTCCTTGGTATTCTTCCACCAATTTGAAATTGATTGACAAGCAGACAAGGTGACTAGGCTGGTTACTAATACAGCACCAAGTGCTAACTTTTTATTCCATTTCATATAAAACCTCCAATGGTTGATACTTTATTGTAACATGGAAGAAGAAAAACCGCCCTATTGGACGGTTATTACACTATTAAAAATTAAAGACATCATTCAAATTCTCAGCCATTGTCGGATGGGTGAAGATTTGTGTTTTGAAGTAGGTATATGGGATTTTATTATCAATAGCCATAGCAATCAAGTTAATCAACTCTTCTGAGTTTCGACCAAAGAGAGTTGCTCCAAGAACCAGTTTGCTTTCCTTATCCACGACAACCTTGAAGATACCTTTGAGGTCGTTATTGACATGGGCACGTGGCATATTGGCAACAGGCAATTCATTGGCAATATAGTCGTAACCTGCTTCCTTGGCTTCCTTCTCGGTCAGACCTACACGAGAAAGCACAGGCGTGATAAAGACGCTGGTTGGAATAGACTTACGTTGGCTCAAGCTGTAAGTTCCAGTTCCAGTCAACTTACCGAAAACGATACGGAAGTCGTCTAGGGATGTGTAAGTGAATTGTGGACCGCCATTGACATCGCCCACTGCGTAGACACCTGGAACAGTGGTTTCACAGTAGTCATCCACCTTAACAGCACCATTTTCCAAACGCTCAATCGCCGTATGTTCCAAGCCCAAGTCAGCGGTGTTTGGCACACGACCTGTCGCATAGAGGACAGCATCGAAGATTGCCGTTTCACCATTGACTGTCACAGCAACTTGATCACCTGCTGCTACCACTTGTTTGATGTTTGCTCCGAGCACGAAAGACACGCCAGCTTCTTCCATATACTCCTTGGCTAACTTAGCGACTACTTCCTCTTCTCTTGGTAAAATAGCAGAGCTGGCTTCATATACTGTCACCTGACTACCGAGTTTGCTGTAAAGTCCAGCAAATTCAAGTCCAATGTTACCACCACCGATAATTGCCAACTTGTCAGGACGGGTTTCCAAGTTCTGAATGCCTGTACTATCATAAACGTGAGCTGTATCCAACAAACCTGGAATTGGAAGCACGCGCGACTTAGCACCTGTATTGATGACAATAGTTTCCGCAGTCAGTTGGATCGACTCTTCACCGGCCGACACTTCAACGACTTTGTCCGCAACAAAACGTGCGTGACCTTGATAAAGATTGGCACCGCTGCCTTTCAAGACTGCCTCGTTTTTGTTTCGCAGACGAGTGGTGACTGTTTCCTTTTGCTCCATTACCTGCTCAAAAGTCCAGTTTTTATCTGCCGCAACCAAGAGGGTCTTGGTCGGAATACAGCCAATGTTGATACAAGTCCCGCCAAACATAGCTGGATTTTCCTCAACCAAAGCTACCTTTTTACCAGCTGCTGAAAGCTTACCTGCCAAGGTCTTACCAGCCTTTCCAAAACCGATAACTAACAAATCAAATTGTTCCATAAGATACTCCTTTTGTATGTTTCAACCCTAGTCTATCAAAAAAGAAAATTTTTGGCACAATTCTGCTACGGCCTATTATGGAGTCCTAGTTGCAGGAAAAAACATTACAATAACTGAGAAGGTTTAGATAAAAAATAGGTGAATAATAGACGAAATGTACTTATTTTTGATACAATGTATCCATACACCAGTTTATTAATACAGAAAGGTAAAACTATGAAAGAAAAATTTCAAATGTGTAAAACCTATCTTCCAGTCGTCTTAGCAACGATTGGATTTGTCAACGGTTGCAAAATTATCTTTGGAGAATTAGGTAAGCCAAATGGCATGGAAGCTAAATATCCTCTCTTTCTCCTAACCATTTCCTTGGTTGCTATTTACATCATCCCCCTACTAGTACTGACATATTCCTTAGCTAAACGCTATAACATCTCCAAACAAGTTATAGGGCTTAGCTGGCTTTTAGGCTTAACAAGTAGCATCTCTTTTTCTGAACTGGGACATACAGCTATTGGATATTTCCTGCTCGAAATCGTTAAAGCTAGTAATAATTTCCTAAATGACTGGGGCGCAGCTATTTCAGGTCCATTGGCAGAAGAAATCGGGAAAGGGCTAACTGTTCTACTTGTACTGCTTATTTGTAGAAAAATGACACTAAAAAATGCATTGGTAAGCGGAGTGATTGTTGGATTAGGTTTCCAAATCATGGAAGACGTCACCTTTGTTTTTAGAGACATGTTCATGAATAAATTAGACGGCTTTGAAACCATTCTTGAACGCGTTGGTCAAGCTGGTTGGGCCCATTGGGTTTTCACGCTTCTCTTTGCCATTGGCTTAGTAGCCCTTCTCACGAAAAATACAGGTATGTCAAAAGCACAGGGAGTATTTTGGATTGGTGCAAGCTTTGGAATCCATTTTCTCTTTAATTCACCATTCAACACAGGTATCTTCCAGACGGTGTTTCCTATCTTGAGTATTTTACTTGGCTTACTTGCCTATCAAACAGTTGAGAAACTATCTGAATAGACAAAAAATCCGCCTTTGAGCGGATTTTTTATATTCTTGTTAGAACAAGCCGATAGCTGTCCCATCTGCCGCCACATCCATGTTGAGAGCTGCGGGAGCTTTTGGCAAACCAGGCATGGTCATGACATCACCTGTTAAGGCAACGATGAAGCCTGCTCCTAATTTTGGAACAAATTCACGGACTGTAATGTCAAAGTCTGTCGGCGCTCCAAGGGCAAACTGATCATCTGAGAAACTGTACTGGGTCTTGGCCATGCAGACTGGCAACTTGTCCCAACCATTCTTAGCAAATTCAGCCAGCTGGTTACGAGCTTTCTTCTCGAAAACCACACCTGAGCCACCATAAATCTGCGTAACAATCTTGGTTACTTTTTCTTCCAAGCTATCGTCTGCCTTGTAAAGTCGTTGGTAGTTGGCTGCTTGATTTTCAGTAGTAGCCACAACTGTTTCAGCCAATTCAACGCCACCATCAGCGCCATTTGCCCATACACTAGCCAATTCAACAGGTACACCAATTTCAGCGCAAAGTTCTTTCAACGCGGCAATTTCATCAGCTGTATCTGATACAAATTCATTGATAGCAACGACTGCTGGAATACCGTATTTCTGAATATTTTCAACGTGACGCTTCAAGTTAGAAAAACCAGCTTTCACTGCCTCTACATTTTCAGCAGAAAGTTCTGTCTTGGCTACACCACCGTGCATTTTAAGCGCACGCAGGGTTGCTACAATCACCACAGCATCAGGAGCCTTAGGCAGGTTCGGCACCTTAATGTCAAGGAACTTCTCTGCTCCAAGGTCAGCACCAAATCCTGCTTCTGTGACAGTATAGTCGGCCAAACGCAGAGCTGTTGTGGTAGCGAGGACTGAGTTGCAGCCGTGGGCGATGTTAGCAAATGGACCTCCGTGGACAAAGGCTGGCGTGCCATAGATGGTTTGGACAAGGTTTGGTTTAATAGCATCCTTCAAAATGAGGGTCAAAGCACCTTCCACCGCCAAATCACGCACATAGACAGGACTGCGATCGAAACGATAACCGATAACAATATTTGCCAAACGTTCTTTCAAGTCATCGATGTCTGTTGCCAAGCATAAAATCGCCATGATTTCAGAAGCTACGGTAATATCGAATCCATCTTCACGTGGAATACCATTAAGCGGTCCGCCCAAGCCAACTGTTACTTTACGCAAAGCACGATCGTTGAGGTCCACAACACGTTTCCAGATAATACGACGTTGATCAATGCCAATCACATTCCCCTGATGGATATGGTTATCAATCAAGGCTGAAAGGGCGTTGTTTGCTGTGGTAATGGCATGCATGTCGCCTGTAAAATGCAAATTGATGTCTTCCATAGGCAAGACCTGAGCATAGCCACCACCTGCAGCTCCACCTTTGATCCCCATGACAGGTCCCAAAGAAGGCTCACGGAGAGCAATCATGGTTTTCTTGCCAATTTTAGACAAGGCATCTGCCAAACCGATAGTAATAGTCGACTTGCCTTCACCAGCTGGCGTTGGGTTGATAGCTGTCACCAAGATCAATTTCCCTGGCGCATTGTCTTTCACCGCATTAATTTTATCAAAGGACAATTTTGCCTTGTATTTTCCATAAAGTTCAATATCATCAAAGCTGATACCAACTTTTTCAACGATTTCTGTGATTGGTTTCAAGGTTACACTTTGTGCAATTTCAATATCTGTTTTCATGAGAGCTCCTAAATTCCTTATTTTTTATGGACATTATACCATACCACAGCTTATTTTCGCATATTTTTTACTATTTATGCACTAACGTACGGAATTTTCAGAAAAACTACAGGTTTCTTTACTTAAACAGATACAAATTTTTAAAAACTGCATTCTCATCATAGCTATACACTTCCATCTAAGACTAGTTTTAGTTAGTTTTTTCAAAAGAGAGTCAGTATTCCTTTAAAAATTGCCTTGATGAGCAAGCAAACGACCGCTTGCATAAAGCACTTCACTTATATAGTCTTTTAGTTTACTTTTAGTACGAGGCAATGAGCCGCAGGCATAACTGAAGTTAGGCAAGGCGAGTTAACGAAGTAATAAAAGAAAAACTAAATGACGATAATACAGGCCCTTATATTTTTGTGTGTTAGCAGCATCATTTTCCAGTGTCACAGATTGATTAGCAAATCGATTAGTGCAAACTTTACGAAAAATAGAAATTCTAGTAAAATATGAACATGAAACTATTGATTACATCAGGCGGAACAAGCGAAGCTATCGATCAAGTCCGCGCTATTACAAACCATGCTTCTGGAAATCTTGGAAAAATCATTGCCGAACAAGCCTTGAAACGCGGTCATGAAGTTACTCTTGTGACTACAAGACAGGCTGTTAAACCAAATTCTCAGAAGAATTTAACCATTATCGAAATTACAAATGTTGATAGTTTGAAAGAAACATTAGAACCTTTAGTCAAATCACATCAGGCTCTGATTCATAGCATGGCTGTATCCGATTATACACCTGTTTATATGACTGGCTTAGATGAAATAAGAGCAACTGAAGACATTTCTAGTCTACTAAAAAAACAGAATACAGAAAGTAAGATTTCATCCAAGGATGACTACCAAGTTCTTTTCTTGAAAAAAACTCCCAAGGTCATTTCCTATGTAAAAAAATGGAATCCAGCTATCACACTCTTTGGCTTCAAACTATTGGTTAATGTTCCTAAGGAGGAATTATTTGCCGTAGCTCGCCAAAGCATTGAACGAAATGGCGCTGATTATATACTTGCTAATGACTTGAAGGATATTGGAGAAAATCAACACATTGCCTATTTGGTTGATAAAACAAGGGAGATTCAAGCACAGACAAAAGATGAAATTGCTCAGCTCATTTTAAATACCCTAGAAAAAGGAGAACAAAATGGCTAATATCACACTTGCCGTTACTGGCTCTATTTCAGCCTACAAAGCAGCTGACCTAACTAGCCAATTGACCAAGCTCGGTCATCAGGTTACAGTCCTCATGAGTCGCTCTGCTATGGACTTCATCACACCTTTGACTCTCCAATCCTTGTCGAAAAATCTGGTTCACACAGATGTCATGATTGAAGAAAATCCTACTCTTATCAAGCATATCGATATTGCCAAAGAAACAGACTTATTTTTACTTGCCCCTGCTTCTGCCAATACGATAGCTAAATTAGCTAATGGTATGGCTGACAACATTATTACGGCAACAGCTCTGGCTCTGCCAATTGGTACTAAAAAGCTGCTGGCACCTGCTATGAATACTAACATGTACCTCAATCCTGCTACCCAGAAAAATCTCAAAACCCTCATAGAGTATGGTTTTGAGGAAATCAAACCGCGTGAAGCCCTGCTTGCTTGTGGAGATTTTGGAACTGGGGCCTTGGCTGAGGTAACTGATATTTTAGAGAAAGTGAGTAACACCCTTGATGAAAAAAAATAAATCAACTCAAATTGCTACAATTGCAATCTTCTTTGCTGTCATGATTGTCATCAATATATTGAGTTCAATTATTTTTAATATATTGCCTGTTCCAATAAAACCCACCATCGTACATATCCCAGTCATTATTGCTTCTATTATATACGGGCCACGTGTTGGGGCTTGTTTGGGGGCTCTCATGGGCTTAATGAGTATGATCCATAATACTATTATCTTACTACCAACCAGCTATCTTTTCTCCCCATTTGTTGAAAATGGTAATGTTTATTCAATCATCATTGCAGTTGTCCCACGTATATTAGTCGGGATTACACCTTATTTCGTCTACAAATGGATAAAAAATCGTAAAGGATTATTTATTGCTGGTGCAATTGGTTCAATGACCAATACTATTTTTGTACTTGGAGGTATTTTCTTCCTCTTCTCCTCTGTCTTTGATGGTAATATTCAAGCAATGTTAGCAACCGTTTTAGGTACCAATTCAATTGCAGAAATGATCATTTCTTCTGTATTAACTGCAGCGCTTGTTCCAACTTTACAGAAAATTCAAAAATAAATATCAGAAAATCATGTGAAAGCGTGATTTTTCTTTTCAAACATGGTATAATGAAAGCGTTTAATAGAAAAAATTTTTAAGGAGATATGCGATGACTTATCAAGAAACCTATCAAACATGGCTCGACTTTGCGGACCTTCCAGATTACTTGCGTGAAGAATTAGTCGCAATGGATGAAAAAACAAAAGAAGATGCCTTCTATACAAATCTTGAATTTGGTACAGCTGGTATGCGTGGCTATATTGGCGCTGGTACCAACCGCATCAACGTATTCGTAGTCCGTCAAGCTACTGAAGGTTTGGCAAAATTGGTAGAATCAAAAGGTGAAGAAGCTAAAAAACGTGGTGTTGCCATCGCTTACGATTCACGTCACTTCTCGCCAGAATTTGCTTTTGAATCAGCTCAAGTTTTGGCAGCGCATGGAATCAAATCTTATGTATTTGAAAGCCTTCGTCCAACTCCTGAGTTGTCATTCGCTGTGCGCCATTACAATGCCATCGCAGGGATCATGGTGACTGCAAGCCACAACCCGAAAGAATTTAACGGCTACAAGGTTTACGGTGAAGACGGTGGACAAATGCCACCAGCTGATGCAGATGCATTGACCAACTTCATCCGTGCCATCGACAATCCATTTGCAGTTGAATTGGCTGACCTTGAAGCCAGCAAGGAAAATGGCTTGATTACAGTTCTTGGCGAAGAAACTGACGTTAAATATCTTGAAGAACTCAAAGACCTCAACATCAACCCTGAATTAATTGCTGAGTATGGTAAGGACATGAAGATTGTTTACACACCGCTTCATGGTACGGGTGAAATGTTGGCGCGTCGTGCTCTTGCACAAGCTGGTTTTGAATCTGTTCAAGTTGTTGAAGCACAGGCGACTGCTGACCCTGACTTCTCTACTGTCGCTTCACCAAACCCAGAAAGCCAAGCTGCATTTGCCCTTGCAGAAGAATTGGGCCGTGAAGTCGGGGCAGATGTCCTTCTTGCAACTGACCCTGATGCTGACCGTGTTGGTGTTGAAGTTCGTCAAGCTGACGGTTCGTACTGGAACCTTTCTGGTAACCAAATCGGCGCTATCATCGCTAAGTACATCCTTGAAGCCCACAAGCAAGCAGGTACACTTCCAGCAAACGCTGCCCTTGCTAAGTCAATTGTATCTACTGAGTTGGTAACTAAGATTGCTGAAAGCTATGGCGCTACCATGTTCAACGTCTTGACTGGTTTCAAATTCATCGCTGAGAAAATCCAAGAGTTTGAAGAAAAACACAACCATACTTACATGTTTGGTTTTGAAGAAAGCTTTGGCTATTTGATTAAACCATTCGTACGTGACAAGGATGCTATCCAGGCTGTGCTTATGGTTGCTGAAATTGCTGCCTACTACCGTTCACGTGGCATGACCTTAGCTGACGGTATCGATGAAATCTTCAAAGAATATGGCTACTTCGCTGAGAAAACCATTTCAGTTACCCTTTCTGGTAAAGACGGTGCGGAACAAATCAAGGCGATCATGGCTAAATTCCGCGATAATTCACCAGCCCAATTTAACACAACTGACATTGCAGTCTTTGAAGACTTTGCCCTTCAAACTAAGACTGACAAAGATGGAAATGTTGAAAAACTCACTACTCCTCCATCAGATGTCTTGAAATACACCTTGGCAGATGATTCTTGGTTTGCTGTTCGTCCTTCAGGAACAGAACCAAAAATCAAATTCTACATCGCAACAGTTGGTGAAACACTTGCTGAAGCAGAAGAAAAAATCGCCAACATCGAAAAAGAAATCAACGAATTTGTTGGATAATCATTTAAAACCAAAAAGAGTCGCTTTCGCGGCTCTTTTCTTTCTTAACTATGCGTATAGATTTCTCTCGAACATAAACATACAAATATATAAATGATGCAGATCATACCAATTTTTCAAAACTTGTAAAGTAGTTATACAAGAATAACAGAGGTTACATTTTATCTAATTAGAGAAAATGAGTAATTCTCTATGGAATCCCTTCGTTCAAAGTTTTCTAGTTCTTTACAAGCAGAGCGACACACTCGATGTGATGCGTATTCGGAAATAAATCAGTCGGCTGTACCTTCGTCAATTTGTACCCCAATTCCTCATAAAGTTTAATATCACGCGCCATGGTTGCCACATTACAAGAGATATAGACGATTTTCTCTGGTTTTACAGAAGTACTTGCTTTGATAAAACTTTCTGTCAAACCTTTTCGTGGTGGGTCGACAAAAATCACAGTTGGTTTGACTCCATCTGCCACCCATTTTTGCATAGCGGATTCTGCACTATCACAGACATAGGTAACATTATCAATCCCATTTCGAGCAGCATTCTTCTGACTATCAAGGACAGCCTTTTCAACGACTTCTACGCCGTAAACATGCTTGACTTGTTTTGCAAAGGAGAGACCAATTGTCCCAATACCTGAATAGGCATCAATCACGACATCATCTGCCGACAATTCTGCAAAGTCAATGGCGGTCTGATAGAGTTTTTCAGCCATTTCTGTGTTGACTTGATAGAAAGACGGTGCAGAAATTTCAAATTCATTGCCCAACATGGTATCTGCAATAGTTTCACTGCCATGCAAAAGACGGAATTCTTGACCGAATATAGCATTGGTATTCTGGTCATTAATATTCTGGATGATAGAAACCAGATTCGGAAACTGGTTCGTCAAACGCTCAATAAGAGTTTCAACACGGAAAATCTTCGGACGAGTCGTAACTAAAACTAGCATCAACTGACCTGAATAATGACCACGACGAACAACAATATTTCTCACAAGTCCTGTCTGTTCTTTCTCATCGTAAGGCTTCAAGTCTAATTTTCTCAAGAGGTCACGTGTCGCTAGAACCAAGGCATCAATTTCCTTATGTTGAATATAAAAATCTTCAATCGGAACCAAATCGTGTGAATTCTTACGGAAAAAACCAGTTTCCAATTGACCATTAACTCGACGAACTGGAACAGCTGCCTTATTACGATAAGCAAGAGGATTGTCCATTCCTAAAGTATCTGCTACTGCTATTTCTGAAATGCCTGCAATCTTACGTAGACTATTCTCAACTTGTTTTTTCTTAAAAGCTAGTTGGGCTGGATAAGTGAGATGCCCCAAGTCAGCAATACCTGTTCTTAGATAGGTCAAATCCAAGTCCTGATTACGGTCTGGTGAGAAGCTCTGCCATTGCTCCACCTTACCAAAACCAATATTTTTCTTAAGTTTTAAGATGCACATAGAAATTTTCTCGCCTGGAAGAGCATTGTCTACAAAGAAGACAAAACTATCAATTTTTGCCACACCCTGCCCCTCATGTGTCAAATCTACAACTTCTACTTCGACAATATCGTTTTTCTTTAACATAATTCTACTTTCTATTTTTGGACCACTAAAAAAGTGACCGAAGTCACTTCTAGTATACCATATTTCTTAACGCAGGCCTAACTCAGCCAAGCGCTGCTGGTATTTTTCAAAATCAACACGAAGAGCCATACCACCATACATATCATAGTCGTCAATCCAGTCTCCATATTCTGGGATTGTAACACGTTCGATACCATTTGCCGCATCCAATAGAAGACCTGGTCCCTGTAGCCACATAAAGCTTTGTGGCACTGTTGTCGGAGTCATGGCCACAACCTTACCTATAGCTTCGGAGCCAGAGAATAGTTTCATTGGATTTTTAGCTTGTGTCATAACAGCAGATAACACTTCCTGTTGACGTCTCGTACGACCAAAATCACCTTCATCATCCGAACGATAGCGCGCGTAGTTAAGCAAGGTCTTACCATCCATCTGCTGTACACCGACCTGAATCGTTTGATAAGCAGGAGCATTTTCTTCCAGCTGTAAATCATTCGGCACTTCTACTGAGCTAACGACTTCACCATTAATAGTTGAAAACTGTGCATCAATCGTTACGCCCTCAGGGAAAAGTGTATCAATCGTTGTCGCAAAGGTTGCAAAATCCACCATCGCATAGTACTTGATATCAATGTCAAAATTATTCTTCAACACCTTCCGAACTTCTTCAGCCCCTTGCTGATTATCCTGTTCTCCCAAAGTATAGGCAGTATTGAGTTTATATTCATATCCCTCAATATCCACCAAGGTATCCCGCATAAAGCTAACAAGTTTGACTTTGTTATCCGTGTTATTCACATTTAGAACCATGATGGTATCCGTTCGAGTTTCACCTGAACTTTCGCCAACACGACCGTCTGTTCCCAAAATTAAAATATTTGTCCCATTCGATGTATCTACGCCGTTGAAGACCT
Encoded here:
- a CDS encoding N-acetyltransferase, with the translated sequence MIDIRSARTEDAADLVAIYAPYVEKTAITFETEVPTVEAFASRIEKTLEKFPYLVAVEEGKVVGYAYASTYYARAAYDWTVELSVYVSREARGKGIGTLLYNALERELTARGFKNFLACIALPNPASIALHEKRGYKQVAHFKKVGYKFDSWHDIVWLQKSLVGENDED
- a CDS encoding DUF5052 domain-containing protein — protein: MKWNKKLALGAVLVTSLVTLSACQSISNWWKNTKEEWIGLEMTVRTFDENSQLIDEMSGKSLSISRNEEFDSVDAEGYSNADSSVLKVTLGNYEIDHVGSSLIAAEEGLEDLFAKYQSTVDIANYDHSIPLVNRMVSSLKNDFTGKAKVVLIRSQNGTPLATYVGDKVSLYASDAPKTSELLIDGKRLIIYRCDYTIYDRELLEN
- the coaC gene encoding phosphopantothenoylcysteine decarboxylase codes for the protein MANITLAVTGSISAYKAADLTSQLTKLGHQVTVLMSRSAMDFITPLTLQSLSKNLVHTDVMIEENPTLIKHIDIAKETDLFLLAPASANTIAKLANGMADNIITATALALPIGTKKLLAPAMNTNMYLNPATQKNLKTLIEYGFEEIKPREALLACGDFGTGALAEVTDILEKVSNTLDEKK
- a CDS encoding DNA alkylation repair protein is translated as MKIEELEKRLLAVADASQAQPMKAYMKNNFDFLGVRTPDRRKVARQFFKEFKSQGIDWEFVEACWSKPYREFQYIAIDYLVTKKKDLVLADLPRLKKLAQTKSWWDSIDGLDKLVGKIVLDNPESKQTILEWSLDGDFWLRRIAIDHQLLQKEKTDTELLETILVNNLHQTEFFINKAIGWSLRDYSKTNPEWVRVFLAKYSSQMASLSIREASKYI
- a CDS encoding pyridine nucleotide-disulfide oxidoreductase (Involved in disulfide oxidoreductase activity and electron transport), which encodes MEQFDLLVIGFGKAGKTLAGKLSAAGKKVALVEENPAMFGGTCINIGCIPTKTLLVAADKNWTFEQVMEQKETVTTRLRNKNEAVLKGSGANLYQGHARFVADKVVEVSAGEESIQLTAETIVINTGAKSRVLPIPGLLDTAHVYDSTGIQNLETRPDKLAIIGGGNIGLEFAGLYSKLGSQVTVYEASSAILPREEEVVAKLAKEYMEEAGVSFVLGANIKQVVAAGDQVAVTVNGETAIFDAVLYATGRVPNTADLGLEHTAIERLENGAVKVDDYCETTVPGVYAVGDVNGGPQFTYTSLDDFRIVFGKLTGTGTYSLSQRKSIPTSVFITPVLSRVGLTEKEAKEAGYDYIANELPVANMPRAHVNNDLKGIFKVVVDKESKLVLGATLFGRNSEELINLIAMAIDNKIPYTYFKTQIFTHPTMAENLNDVFNF
- a CDS encoding DUF1905 domain-containing protein; the encoded protein is MSKVYEFEAVIHPVPDKGGAYVIFPYDIREEFGKGRVKVHATFDEHLYDGSIVNMGIKDEAGNICYIIGVQKAIRAAIGKQAGDRVQVTIQERLD
- a CDS encoding phosphopantothenate--cysteine ligase, with the translated sequence MNMKLLITSGGTSEAIDQVRAITNHASGNLGKIIAEQALKRGHEVTLVTTRQAVKPNSQKNLTIIEITNVDSLKETLEPLVKSHQALIHSMAVSDYTPVYMTGLDEIRATEDISSLLKKQNTESKISSKDDYQVLFLKKTPKVISYVKKWNPAITLFGFKLLVNVPKEELFAVARQSIERNGADYILANDLKDIGENQHIAYLVDKTREIQAQTKDEIAQLILNTLEKGEQNG
- a CDS encoding PrsW family intramembrane metalloprotease, with the translated sequence MKEKFQMCKTYLPVVLATIGFVNGCKIIFGELGKPNGMEAKYPLFLLTISLVAIYIIPLLVLTYSLAKRYNISKQVIGLSWLLGLTSSISFSELGHTAIGYFLLEIVKASNNFLNDWGAAISGPLAEEIGKGLTVLLVLLICRKMTLKNALVSGVIVGLGFQIMEDVTFVFRDMFMNKLDGFETILERVGQAGWAHWVFTLLFAIGLVALLTKNTGMSKAQGVFWIGASFGIHFLFNSPFNTGIFQTVFPILSILLGLLAYQTVEKLSE
- a CDS encoding ECF transporter S component; this translates as MKKNKSTQIATIAIFFAVMIVINILSSIIFNILPVPIKPTIVHIPVIIASIIYGPRVGACLGALMGLMSMIHNTIILLPTSYLFSPFVENGNVYSIIIAVVPRILVGITPYFVYKWIKNRKGLFIAGAIGSMTNTIFVLGGIFFLFSSVFDGNIQAMLATVLGTNSIAEMIISSVLTAALVPTLQKIQK
- a CDS encoding formate--tetrahydrofolate ligase, encoding MKTDIEIAQSVTLKPITEIVEKVGISFDDIELYGKYKAKLSFDKINAVKDNAPGKLILVTAINPTPAGEGKSTITIGLADALSKIGKKTMIALREPSLGPVMGIKGGAAGGGYAQVLPMEDINLHFTGDMHAITTANNALSALIDNHIHQGNVIGIDQRRIIWKRVVDLNDRALRKVTVGLGGPLNGIPREDGFDITVASEIMAILCLATDIDDLKERLANIVIGYRFDRSPVYVRDLAVEGALTLILKDAIKPNLVQTIYGTPAFVHGGPFANIAHGCNSVLATTTALRLADYTVTEAGFGADLGAEKFLDIKVPNLPKAPDAVVIVATLRALKMHGGVAKTELSAENVEAVKAGFSNLKRHVENIQKYGIPAVVAINEFVSDTADEIAALKELCAEIGVPVELASVWANGADGGVELAETVVATTENQAANYQRLYKADDSLEEKVTKIVTQIYGGSGVVFEKKARNQLAEFAKNGWDKLPVCMAKTQYSFSDDQFALGAPTDFDITVREFVPKLGAGFIVALTGDVMTMPGLPKAPAALNMDVAADGTAIGLF